One window of the Petroclostridium xylanilyticum genome contains the following:
- a CDS encoding metallophosphoesterase: protein MRIVVFSDSHGNIRHCAEAIERIKDVDMIIHLGDILKDVEALELLYPNITIEYVAGNNEFRNTAPYNRVLEIEGKKIFITHGHLYRVKYEYDTIVQKGKSLKADVILFGHTHEGYEAYKDGMFILNPGSISLPKWGKASYGVIEIQDGKIGTCICNV, encoded by the coding sequence ATGCGTATAGTCGTTTTTAGCGATTCACACGGGAATATCAGGCATTGTGCAGAAGCTATAGAACGTATAAAAGATGTGGATATGATTATTCATCTTGGTGATATTCTAAAAGATGTTGAAGCTTTGGAGCTGCTCTATCCCAACATCACGATAGAATATGTTGCAGGCAATAACGAATTCAGGAATACTGCACCTTATAACAGGGTTTTGGAGATAGAAGGCAAAAAAATATTTATTACCCATGGACACTTATATCGCGTAAAGTATGAATATGACACCATCGTCCAAAAGGGCAAATCTTTAAAAGCAGACGTGATATTGTTTGGACATACCCATGAAGGTTATGAAGCATATAAGGATGGTATGTTTATATTAAATCCCGGCAGCATCAGCCTGCCAAAATGGGGGAAGGCTTCGTATGGGGTAATTGAAATTCAAGATGGGAAAATAGGGACTTGTATCTGTAATGTATAG
- a CDS encoding sensor histidine kinase: protein MDLMQFVNEVVFSFLEAVIILLLFIFLNDKKQFIRYNKFKSFVFFMLYMIFSYWASTYIPPVFHTICIAVFMVVILSFVTQSNIYASIITVGIIGILIIVTESIVLIIEMIFLKIDMATMLSIPKVKVLHSALCKVAQLGVAAFLYRFNIKINWFDMLKKENSTLSFSILQIFMMTMFMMSVNFVVSHQTDIMLYNILLFIIYLLFILLGFLDYKERERLLKIQYKFEAQEEYVKNMEIMMNVIRREKHDFANHLNTILAMCVLNKPDSLGRIETYIRKLTNSLKSSYHFFDTGNDYVDGLLAVKSNFAFENDIHLEVDIETPLSEAEVNDSHLTSIIGNIVDNAFEAIQTGQDRDGKVVSICTYIENNKYCLSISDNGPMIPEEHKDRIFENGFSTKSDKKEEHGFGLYIVKQLVAQNNGEITVSSSEDETEFLIRFNVRGHKNGEISSNTYQRNTA from the coding sequence ATGGATCTTATGCAGTTTGTTAATGAGGTAGTATTTTCCTTTTTGGAGGCAGTTATTATATTATTATTATTTATATTTTTAAATGATAAAAAACAATTTATTCGATATAATAAGTTTAAATCCTTTGTTTTTTTTATGCTATATATGATTTTTTCCTATTGGGCATCTACTTATATTCCGCCAGTATTTCATACTATTTGTATTGCAGTATTTATGGTTGTAATTTTAAGCTTCGTTACACAATCTAATATATATGCTTCTATTATTACAGTTGGAATAATCGGAATATTAATAATTGTTACTGAATCTATTGTATTAATTATTGAAATGATATTTTTAAAAATTGATATGGCTACAATGTTAAGTATACCAAAAGTAAAGGTACTTCATAGCGCTCTATGTAAAGTTGCTCAATTAGGAGTAGCTGCTTTTTTATATCGTTTTAATATTAAAATAAATTGGTTTGATATGTTAAAAAAAGAAAACTCAACTCTTTCTTTTTCCATTCTTCAAATTTTTATGATGACAATGTTTATGATGAGTGTGAACTTTGTAGTTTCTCACCAAACTGATATTATGTTATACAATATTTTGCTATTTATAATCTATTTATTATTTATTTTGCTTGGTTTTCTTGACTATAAAGAAAGAGAGCGATTGTTAAAAATACAATACAAATTTGAAGCGCAGGAAGAATACGTAAAAAATATGGAGATAATGATGAATGTTATTCGAAGGGAGAAACACGATTTTGCCAATCATTTGAATACAATTCTTGCAATGTGTGTATTAAATAAACCTGATAGTTTGGGAAGAATTGAAACATATATCAGGAAATTGACCAATAGCCTGAAATCCTCCTATCACTTTTTTGATACAGGAAATGATTATGTAGATGGACTTCTGGCAGTAAAAAGTAACTTTGCGTTTGAAAATGATATCCACCTGGAAGTGGACATAGAGACTCCGTTAAGTGAAGCAGAGGTAAATGACAGCCATTTAACCAGTATTATAGGAAACATCGTGGATAATGCCTTTGAAGCTATCCAGACAGGACAGGATAGAGACGGAAAGGTAGTATCCATTTGTACATATATAGAAAATAATAAGTACTGTCTATCTATTTCGGACAACGGACCCATGATCCCGGAAGAACATAAAGACAGGATTTTTGAGAATGGCTTTTCAACCAAGTCAGATAAAAAAGAAGAGCATGGGTTTGGACTTTATATCGTCAAACAGCTTGTCGCTCAAAACAATGGGGAGATTACCGTTTCAAGCTCCGAAGATGAAACGGAATTTTTAATACGATTTAATGTGAGGGGACATAAAAATGGAGAAATTAGCTCAAATACTTACCAACGCAATACAGCGTGA
- a CDS encoding cyclic lactone autoinducer peptide: MKKIVEFVQKNSLSVLAALAFVVGIASVSTATFFTSYQPECPKELLK; this comes from the coding sequence ATGAAGAAAATTGTAGAATTTGTTCAAAAAAACTCCTTATCGGTATTAGCTGCTCTAGCATTTGTTGTAGGAATAGCCAGTGTGTCAACTGCAACTTTTTTCACATCGTATCAACCAGAGTGCCCTAAAGAGCTTCTCAAATAA